ATAAACTGTCAAAgtaaaaatacaaagttatgtGACAACAAGCCATAAactgttaaagtaaaaatacaaagttatgtGACAACAAGGCATAAACTGTCAAAgtaaaaatacaaagttatgtGACAACAAGCCATAAACTGTCAAAGTAAAAATACAAAGTAATGTGACAACAAGCCATAAACTGTCAAAGTAAAAATACAAAGGTATGTGACAGCAAGGCATAAACTGTCAAAgtaaaaatacaaagttatgtGACAACAAGCCATAAACTGTCAAAGTAAAAATACAAAGTAATGTGACAACAAGCCATAAACTGTCAAAgtaaaaatacaaagttatgtGACAACAAGCCATAAACTGTCAAAGTAAAAATACGAAGTTATGTGACAACAAGCCATAAACTGTCAAAGTAAAAATACGAAGTTATGTGACAACAAGCCATAAACTGTCAAAGTAAAAATACAAAGTAATGTGACAACAAGCCATAAactgttaaagtaaaaatacaAAGTAATGTGACAACAAGCCATAAactgttaaagtaaaaatacaaagttatgtGACAACAAGCCATAAactgttaaagtaaaaatacaAAGGTATGTGACAACAAGCCATAAactgttaaagtaaaaatacaAAGGTATGTGACAGCAAAGCATAAACTGtcaaagtaaaaatattcagaGAAATATTTGTAATGGGGTAACAATGACTTTTTGTTGTTCAAGCAATATCATGAAAATGGACCTCACTATATTTCTCCATCAATGTATATATTTGTCATCTGActgtttatataaaaacttgactTTATTTGGGAAAGATAAAAATACATCAACTGGTAAATTCATAgtttcaataattttaagaatttcttgcCATTAATGTTATGAAAGGAGAAAGAAATTCAAGACATATGAATTGTAACCAGACTCAGTCAATCATAGTAGAATTTCTTGTGTTAATGTTATCAAAAATTGAAGATATTCAAGACTTGTTAATACACATGTAGAATAAtctaaatttaaactttatgcAAGATTTTGTAATGGGATTGAATCACAATAAACATatcaattttggtttttttcccaTAGGtgtttctggaaaatattttgacgACTTTGAGGAAAAAGAATCTTCTGAGGAATCTCGTGACGAGGATCTCCAGAAGAGGCTGTATGAGTTGTCTGCCCGTTATTGTTGTCTGGACGGGTACGAGGCTCTGACCGCCCCCGCTCCTCCGCCCCCAGAGGAAAAACCCGTCAAGTCACCCAAAGCCAAGACACCAAAGAAAAAGAGCAAGGAAGAGAAAGAGGAAAAAGAGGCAAAGGAAACAACAGAGAACGATCAGAGTCAGGGCAAAGGTAGGAGGGATCGTTACTAATGGATGTTGGGCCAAACAATTTGAGTATTGGTTCTTGGATCTGGCTACATTAAGTCTAATGGTGCCACAGTATATGCATTGCCATAATCAAAATGGGATAActcattcttttcattttaagtaaaaatataaaatttgagttTAATATTGTCCATTGTGAATcagaaaattgaattaaaataccTGCCCGCTAtattactttttgaaattttggcccTAGAATCTTTAGAATCTTAATGTAGAGCATTAAGGTATCACGGTATGGGGATAGCTTGGCTTATCAACCCAAAAAGGACAAATTTGGCAGTTTCAAATGCATAAATGTTCTTAATGTCATTATGTCAATTAAAAAATCCACAGTATTAACTTACCAGTGCTTGGTTGGTATAAAAGAAAGTCTTGTAGTTTACACATTTAGCAAGATTTGAGAATCATTTACTGTATATAGTAATATTCACAAATATATAGAATTGTAGAAATGTGAGACCAAAAGCATTAAGACATATAAATGAGAATTAGTATTATTGACCTTGGCTTGTTATTTTTCAGGTGGCCCAGATGTGGAGGGTATTAAGTTTGTTGATGAGGAGGACAAGCCCGAGGAGGAGAAACCTGAGGACAGAGACGGGGAACCAGCCAAAGTCACGGTGACCGTGGAGGACACTTCTAAAGGAGAGGACACCGGGAACCAGGGAAATGATGGAGAGATAAAGAATGAAGGAAAGACAGAAGAAATAATGGAGAAAGGAAAGGCTATAGAACAGGAGGAGGCAAAAGTAGAAGTCGCCGCACAGTGAAGATGAAGACGTCTCTCAAAACACTACCATTCATAACCTCAGATACCAAAGTCTTGTAATCGTGTTTATGAGTTTAAAGCTGTATGTTGAATGGTATGATGTTTTCTGTAGgttaaaatgaaaactttacttttacatataacattttgtatcCTTAATATTTTTCCTGAAGGTAATATTTTCATATGACATATTTggtgtttaatattttttttcataacttgAAATCCAGATATAACATGAAGTATGTTTTAGCTGACTGGTGAAGAATCTTCCattataaaatgtgtttgaGAAACTTACTGCTGAGGCAGGCTTGTAATAAAGCTATCGGTATGCTGTCAAAATCATACCATcacaaatgtttgtttttataaatcattggcATTACTGGGTGCAATTTTGTTTCATGGACATTGAGTCATTTAGTCAAACCTTGTttgtatacactgtatatttatatgtcatttgaacaaaatcttattattttaaaaaaaaaaattttttttttgctgtgacattattttatacaataGGATATTTCAGTATTGTACGGTGTATATTTGAGCTACATAATCTTGcataatttaatcaaatgaatttattttatacacatattttgtctaatacatgtactagtctAGTTTATGAGATACCTTTACCAAACCGACTATTTAAATGTCTTGTTCAGTGTTTAAGTGAAAACTGTGCCTTGCAATCATGATTGTAGACtaagaaatgtttttttatatagattttGAATACAAATAATAGctgaatctttttaaaaaaaattaaggtaggATTTCTCATGTACATGTTGATGtgctttataaaaaaatataaaagtgtATGACCTTCCAAAAGTTGTCCAGGTAACTATCCctccaaagttgtttttttttttttttttttttgtgctaTTTCAGTTTATCTAGTTATCTACGCATGAGTTTATACCACTGTGTTTCTAACTGTATTTATTATCATGTGACCTAATTGACCAATTTCAATGCATTTTATTGAACCCAAGGTTGTAATTTTGTTATGCCGCTCTCTTTTATATCTCTGTCTCCTGTACATTTTGACATATACCAGTAAATTTACGTTTACATTTATGCTTCTCTTGGTCTGTAACTTATACATTACATGGTCCTCCTAATTACCCACACCAATTTTATTGACCTTATAGAAATCCTTGTTGTgacttatttataaaacaataccATGTACTTGACAGCTTATTGTTcttttacatttaataattaccacaaaaaataatgattatacACAATGCTTTTGATCatgatataattttgttgtaattatgGCAAATAAAAgtgaatatattattatactgaTCTTCAAATGCTCTATTCAGTaatcattttatctatattCGTATAGAAGAAATAACATTGTTTTTACGTGTAGTGTATACACTTTGATTTCACAGAGAACGTGCACAGGCGCTTGTTTCTTTGACAAAACTTCCCCCATAGTATGATATTAACGTGTTATTGCATGTATATTATTctatgatatttacattttcaagtgtctttgcctgtgataacactacgtatctaTTTTGTACTAtttaacccataacttcaaatgacgccaaattgaagcgccagcggggtttgcttatttaatgGTACGATTTCTTAAAAGTATACAGAtaaaaggaataaggaatcattctttgaatattatgaggtgataatttcggtgggggcgtgatcaaatttatcataaagcccttcgggctttattggatttgaccccGCCCcagaccgaaattatcacctcataatacttaaagaatgattccttattccttaattaaagTTGAACTTATTACAGAAACAAGCGCCTATAAGAATGTGGACCAAAAACATTCTTCtttatagaattatatcatGGGGAAAATTACCTTTCAAGAATAAAAAAGTTCTGCATTGTTAAACAATACTTTTTCATTAATGTCATCAAACTTACGATCTACATTTAATCGAACAAAAATGCAGGAATGTTTAACTTGTTGAGAAcaaagcatatacatgtactatcatcACTGGTATTACCCGTGTTATGTAATACTCTTGCTCAGCAATGTTATAGAAATTGCAATCAATACTCCAATATTCTGTTTTTCTTTTGAAGTCATCACCAAACGAATTCGCAGTTTCAAAGCAATTTATTCCAAACACAACGGACGCATGCATTAACTCTTGATGTACAAGTTTCAGCAAATCGATCTTGAGTCAGTTGAAGATGCCGTTCTGTAGTTCTGAATACACGACAGCGCCTGTACACGTTGAGACAGTCTAGAAGCAATCATGCTTGAGGCCAATATCCGCCTCTCACCGCGTGAAAACTCGTACAAATTCCTCGACAGAAAAGAGGGTTGCTATATAATGTTTAGATATATCCcataaaaactttgattttgtttatatgtaCAGTAACATGTTTGTAGAGAATTGCATAACACTTCATATGAACACTGAAAGTCAATTCATTTATCCACAGAGAAGTAAGGTTACAGTTATTCTTGAGGTCAAACATTCAAGAATACCATGGGCGGATCCAGGACATTTTCCCTGGGTACGAGGGTTTAAAAACCGTGATAAAATCAGGCTTCATTAAGTTGATGTTTTATTAcaattatacataattatacatttcaCTGATCTTTCTCATAATTATACATTACTGAATCCGTTCAAGTACGATATACAGAGTGCATGTGAATATAATTACTGATTCAATACATTGGCATGATGCATGGTAAGAATTAAACTACTTTTCACATGAACACAATTAATACTAATTTCAATACTTAGATCCAACAGTACAACATTAACAAGCTTAGGAGCCACTAGCTGATTGTCAATATACCTGTCCTTCTTGTATCTTGAAAATCACGGTGGATTGAATGACGTCACGAAGCCATGTATCCGTCCAATATTTTAAACCACAATATATCATTCAATAAATCACTACTTCTGTTTTATATGGTATATAATTCACCGTCATATGAATGCTAGGCggtatttatatacattgtatataacaATCATTTCACAACCATTTGCAACATAGTCTACCATTTGTAAGTAAGATGGTACAGATCTTTGCGGCGTATTTTCTCTACCGGCAGTTGTTGTCTTACTCGATTCAAATAATTCATATCTACAAAAACAAGAACATTCATTCCGGGAGATTTTTATAACAAGGAGAGAATTAGGAGAAAAAGCATGAAGgcattttgtttgctgtttATATATCCCATCCATTGATCTATAAACACTTGAATAGAATACAATTTAGATTAAGATGTGTTTATCCACAGGGCATTACATCagaaaaatgtacagttacaataataatacaaacTGCCATTACCATTATGTACAGGGAAACTGTGGATTATAAGTACACGTAATTAAAATGTGAACGTAAAACCCCTTCTTCTTGGATTTGGTCTAAACATAAGCACCATTATCACTGCCAATGCTATACTTTATGTCGACTTTTATCCCACGCACTTATCTAATACTTTATACACGTTAAATATGCGATTGATAGATCACCTATATATATGACCTTCATTGCACGTGATTCATGTTGCacgtgtttttttaaaattacacttgatttaTAATGCACGTGATTTATATTACACGTGATTCATGTTGCAAGTAATTTATATTACATTTGATTTATAATGCACGTGTGATCACAGTGTACGTGatttatattgtacattttatctatttataAGAATTGCATTATGAAAATTACCTAAATCAGCGTAGATTAGCGTCTCCTTCCCGTCCGCCTGGCTTATTATCTTTCCCCTGTCAAAAAGCATGTCTATATTTTAAtacttaatataattataaatcaaatgtaatataaagatattttttctctACTGTTATTTCAGTAAAGACGGCCAGATATTCAACGTTTGTGTTTTCGTAAGATTTGCATCAATTCTTTTATTATCCTATTTTTGACTACCAACTATCATTTAGTGgagaaaaatccaaatattttagttttaaaatttgaaaaatttcctttttctttACACAGAGTTTTCCGTTTAAAGGAATCTAATTAATAGAGtctacataggcgtcggaaccgggggtgGCTGGAGGGgcggggcttagccccccctcCCTACCTTcatttgcaaagttatacataaccatAACGACCCCCtccctttttttttgcttgtcaagacaTAATGCCCATTGTCTGTGAGGAGCTTACCAGGGGTCCACCACAGCACTGTGTCCCCACGCCACGTAGTGGTGAGTCTGGTCAGTCGCCGGTGAGCACGCCGCCACGTACACCTGGTTGTCTATCGCACGTGCACGGAGTAGCACGTCCCAGTGCGCTGGGCCAGTTTTCTCCTGACTGAACGCTCCAAGGTACACGTGCAATAAACACCCTacaatttaataacaaataaagGGTCGCAAAATTTGAATAATGACAGCGTCATAAAACGGACAACATTATAAAGCTAGGACCGTGAAATGTCCATTGAATCACATAATATTATTTTCCTTAATTAATACTGAATTTAGAATACAGTAATTTCgtcaaaatgaaatacaaatccTATATTACTTTTTCCAATGTGATTTGTAATAAAGTATCCGGATATTGCGTTACCTTGTTCAGTATAGTATCTGGATACTTCCGGAAAGCGAAGATCAATACATATTCCTACCCCGATTTTACACTCATCTgtcaaatgtacaaaaaaaacttttattacaccTGCCgaacttttaaaattatataattacatcTGTTTAATGATCAAAAGGATTTATTCAAATCTAACAATATACTGAGTATcaatttcttacatttttttcagcaaAAGATATGACACAGAtgacgtttaaaaaaaagagttctAAAAATACGACACGCTTTTGAATGGTATAAAAATACTATTGTCTTTTTCTAATTAGTTATGGActtattgacaattaaaaattgttaattagtaaaagacgcTATTATATAATGCCACTTGCACACTTACGATCATTTTTCTACTTGAATGAATATAATGTACCCGTTTCAAAAGATAACGTGTTGTTGCCATGCTCAAACCAGTCCGATTCATGGATGGAAAAATTTTCTCCCATGTCCACGTCAAAGCTGTGCATCTGTGAATTGACTGTAATCGTCGAAATGTTGGCGTGGCGGACATTTTGGCGAATCTTATGACTATACAGATTCGCCAACTTATAGCCATGCAAACATTTCAGAAGGTTGCTGCTGGTAAGtacaataattattatacatgagcttgattttttgaaaagcgtttaaaattttatttacgaATTTTCAGCTTAAACAGCTTAAATTCAAGACTTTtaccttgatattttttttaccggTAAACTCGTTAGAACATTTCTTGTTACGTATTAACtcatatatatgtgtattacACTACTTATTTCCGTAGGCTTTTAACCTTGGTGTATTTCCATACTAGTTCCCCATACTTTTACTCTCTGACTGATGAGTCTCCTTGTGTACTAATTTATTTTCCAGTTTAATACCTTGGTGTATTTCCCAATCAACTTCCCCATTGGATTGAATACCGCACTAGTGTTCTTCATTTTCTCACTGCCCTTGATTTCCTCTGCTATAGAACCTAcatgacaagaaaaaaaatattttgatataattccattaaagatatacatgtacctggtattCACTGCATTTTTAGGGTCATAGAATACGCCTTCCTCAGCATTGATTACACCAAGAAGGCTAAAACTCGAGGTACACTTATTGTAAACCAACTTCTATTTGCATGCGAGTTTCCAGACAAGTGGttttactttcttttcttttaatttttatttttaaacttttgtaaAGATAGCCAAAAACCCGTTTTTCACtggtaaataatgaaataagGTTTTCGCAAATGAAGGATGCATCATTAGGGTTTTTTTAGCAATGAAATCAATCATTTTGCCTTTCCCGCTAAATACGTACGGTGAAGAGAGGTTGGATGGAGGGTGGATGGAGAGCTAGTGGATGGAGAGTGGATTGAGAGCTAGTGGATGGAGAGTGAATTGAGAGCTAGTGGATGGAGGGTGGATTGAGAGCTAGTGGATGGAGGGTGGATTGAGAGCTAGTGGATGGAGGGTGGATTGAGAGCTAGTGGATGGAGAGTGGATTGAGAGCTAGTGGATGGAGGGTGGATTGAGAGCTAGTGGATGGAGGGTGGATAGAGAGTGGATTGAGAGCTAGTGGATGGAGGGTGGATGGAGAGTGGATTGAGAGCTAGTGGATGGAGGGTGGATTGAGAGCTAGTGGATGGAGAGTGGATTGAGAGCTAGTGGATGGAGGGTGGATTGAGAGCTAGTGGATGGAGGGTGGATAGAGAGTGGATTGAGAGCTAGTGGATGGAGGGTGGATGGAGAGTGGATTGAGAGCTAGTGGATGGAGGGTGGATGGAGAGTGGATTGAGAGCTAGTGGATGGAGGGTGGATGGAGAGTGGATTGAGAGTTAGTGGATGGAGGGTGGATGAAGAGTGAATGAAAGGTGGAGGAGCGATACCTGCAATGATGTGCATGCTGTGTTTCTTGGCCAGGTGAGAGATGAACTTG
The window above is part of the Magallana gigas chromosome 10, xbMagGiga1.1, whole genome shotgun sequence genome. Proteins encoded here:
- the LOC105346543 gene encoding omega-amidase NIT2, whose translation is MASGLRIALLQLLAREKTANILQKAEQYISEAANNGAKLAILPELFTTECHPPIFVQKKESIPEGETSKFISHLAKKHSMHIIAGSIAEEIKGSEKMKNTSAVFNPMGKLIGKYTKMHSFDVDMGENFSIHESDWFEHGNNTLSFETDECKIGVGICIDLRFPEVSRYYTEQGCLLHVYLGAFSQEKTGPAHWDVLLRARAIDNQVYVAACSPATDQTHHYVAWGHSAVVDPWGKIISQADGKETLIYADLDMNYLNRVRQQLPVEKIRRKDLYHLTYKW